A stretch of the Aegilops tauschii subsp. strangulata cultivar AL8/78 chromosome 4, Aet v6.0, whole genome shotgun sequence genome encodes the following:
- the LOC120962675 gene encoding homeobox protein knotted-1-like 4 encodes MDQPPLLGSGPRAAAITHNGSAPSFVAMDQYAASTSTSPPEKAPMAAAFRAPELCGESSYNRRSSDTIKAKIMSHPLYPALLGAFIDCRKVGAPPEVVGRLSSLFDELRPNSADMQEQPADPELDQFMETYHDMLVMYSQELTRQIQVANELMRSAEAHIDSFAPATGGNNYNECEGSSEDEQETGDVAGLPSGEGKQLTSQLLDKYSGYLRSLWRELSGKKKKSGRLPREARQRLLHWWHLHHGWPYPSVRAWLCTFGFMHACRSLRILVGASKALMAPYVPGTGEVGVGGVDGARHEADQQLVHQPEEAALEAGAAGDG; translated from the exons ATGGATCAGCCCCCTCTTCTTGGGAGCGGCCCCAGAGCCGCAGCCATTACCCACAATGGATCAGCTCCCTCCTTCGTCGCAATGGATCAGTACGCAGCCTCTACATCAACTTCACCACCGGAAAAGGCGCCGATGGCAGCAGCGTTCCGGGCCCCGGAACTCTGTGGAGAGTCCAGCTACAACAGGAGATCATCTGACACGATCAAGGCCAAGATCATGTCCCACCCTCTCTATCCGGCTCTCCTCGGAGCCTTTATAGACTGCCGGAAA GTCGGAGCGCCGCCGGAAGTTGTTGGTCGGCTCTCCTCCCTCTTCGACGAGCTCCGGCCAAATTCAGCCGACATGCAGGAACAGCCGGCGGACCCAGAGCTCGATCAGTTCATG gaGACCTACCATGATATGCTGGTGATGTACAGTCAGGAGCTCACGAGGCAAATCCAAGTAGCCAATGAGCTCATGAGGAGCGCTGAAGCCCATATCGACTCATTTGCACCAG CAACTGGCGGCAACAACTACAACGAGTGCGAGGGTTCTTCCGAAGATGAGCAGGAGACCGGCGACGTCGCCGGCCTGCCTTCCGGCGAGGGCAAGCAGCTGACGAGCCAGCTCCTGGACAAGTACAGCGGCTACCTGAGAAGCCTCTGGAGGGAGCTCTccgggaagaagaagaagagcggCAGGCTGCCGAGGGAGGCGCGCCAGAGGCTCCTGCACTGGTGGCATCTGCACCACGGATGGCCCTACCCATCGGTACGTGCTTGGCTATGTACTTTTGggttcatgcatgcatgcagatCGTTACGTATCTTGGTTGGAGCTTCAAAAGCGCTAATGGCGCCATACGTTCCAGGAACCGGAGAAGTTGGCGTTGGCGGAGTCGACGGGGCTCGACACGAGGCAGATCAACAACTGGTTCATCAACCAGAGGAAGCGGCACTGgaggccggcgccgccggcgATGGGTAG